The genomic interval ACAAAATGGCAAGTTTTCAGAAATCCTAAAGTATTGCAATGGTTTGCTTAAAGGCACTCTATTGGAGCAGCCCACCTTGTACGAAGATGATATTAATACCCCAGAGAAACTTCAACGGTACACACTTTTGCACTGTCTACAGCACAGTAATACAAACAGAGCTTACCACAGACCATTCATTCAGGTGTtttcttctgtgtctctgtagaACCTTGGAAAGTGAGGAGCTGAGAAAACAGTATGTTTCCCCTCCTGTTCCTGCAAAGGGCTGTCCATTGGTTTATCCTGAGAACAGCCAGCCGTGGATTGGAAGACGAATCGACTACATTCTGTATCGAGAAAACTCTATTTCAAAGCACTGCCGAACAGTACGTGTCACTTTACTGTTACTTTTTCCATGGATCCATCTCCTTTCTTCTGTACAGCTTTTGTCTTTCGATTACAGAGCATTATGAAATTTAgcatgagaaagaaaaaaagaattatGAAAATTATAGATTGTCCTTATCTTGTTGCAGGAAATTGAGGAGGTGACTTTTATAACACACTTGGCTGGCCTAACGGACCATATTCCTGTGGGTTTGAGACTGAATATAATTATGGATTCTGATGGTGATCATGAATGAAGACGTCAAAATACAAGAACAAAATGTCCTAAAATGCCCTTGTTTGTACAGTTGAATTTGTGATTTCAACAGCAGTCTGGTTATAGGTTATATTTTTTTATggaattattattgttttatgaCAATTGTATTTTTGTGTACAATTTTATACTTTATAACAGTAATTTTGTTAAACAGTATATTTTAGGACTTTTCATTCTTAAAATATtcctacaaaaataaatgcaaagcATTTACGTCATGTATCTTGCAATCATTCAGGGTTATGAATTAGACAACTAGACAAGGCCCATCTGAAACTATGACACTGCAGAAGCATTTATCACATTAAACGTAGCTATGATGACAAGTCACAATCTCATTAGAGCAAAAGTATCAAAATTATTGCTACCAGTGCAGAATGCTCAAGCATGTAGTAAATTAAACTTACAAAATCACTTTATGCAACCAGAGGAagagttttttaaataaatggcttaaaagttaaaatgtattaagaaAATAACATATTATTGTTCTATAGGTCAAGATGTGTGTTAGTTCAGCACATAGAACACCATCTCAGATGAGTGTGACCgttttttaaagtaaaaggtTTATTTGTGCTCACCTAAAACCTAAGTTTTCTGTCTGTCCTTGTCCAAAAGGCAACTCGAAACAGCAGGAATTTCTGGTACAACCTCACCCACTGCTAAAGTACACAGGTAGAGGAAAACAAATTGAAAGGTCAAAAATTCAGCAACAATTGCAGTGGAACAATTTGTTCGACCGACGTGTCTAGACTTTTAACTTTGTTTCAGGGTCTAAACCATGAAGAGTGAACAAAGTTCCATAAGAGTACCATAAGTGAAGATGCTACAGAAATAATTGAGCGTTGTTCAGTGTGTCTAGGACACTGGAGCATTTACCACCCATTCAACTTAATATAGATTATATATAGGAATAGATCTGAAAATatgttaattataattaaaaaaaataaaaatttaataaaatgtgttaattAAATCGCATTCTAAAAATGTTTCTGGAGGGTTTAAAGCACTATCATAAGGTTAAGTCAAAGTCTTATCCCAGCATTTTTATACTCCCTCCTAGTGAAATGGAAACTGCTTTACAAAATCGCCAGCCTGAGTTTCTCGAGCAATATTCTTCATGGCCGGTAGGGTGTAGCCTTGAGCTGAATTTCAAGATCCAACGAAGAAGACGTGAACCAATCACAAGCCAAGGACAAGATCCCTTCTTGTTTTTAGCTTAGCACTCGTGGATGGTTTACAGACTGTGAAAACTGTATCTGTAGTGGAAACCATGAGTTTTCTTAATCGCTGTAAGAAACTGGTTCCATCAGTTTATAAATATGGGCTTTTACTGGAGCAAACGGTGGTTTTTCTTTCGGTCCCCAAAGCTCGCTGTCACAACCTGTATTTGTCTCGACAGCAACCAGCAAATTTCGCCTCATGTCACAGTTTAAATAGTGGTGCGACCTgtcaaaaagaaacaaagagaagTTACTCAGAGGTGtataatgaaaataatcattCACAGAAATGCGCAGAGGAATTACACGAGCTGGACAGTGACAACAGAGACTCCTTTAAAAGTAGGTATTTAATTTTTTGAAAGTGTCGAGGAATTAAACAACGTTGAGTGGTAGATAGTGTTGTCTACATACTtgtatgtatgtacatgtacatatgtGTTTACTTTTACATTATGGTGTATTGATTTATAATTGAACAGTAATTAACTGACAGGTTTTGCTTATTAGCCAACTGAATAATTGTTCAGGATATCTATTCTGATCCTGATATCCCCATGGATAGTTTGCGGTTTACCTCTCCACATACAGTTGTAAAGGGAATTTAGAGTTGATCTAAGTTGCTGATTTCAGAAAaattacctgactgctgtgttGTACCTCCTATGTTGTCAGACTAAATGTATATTTTGTTCCAGGACCCTCAGAAACTTTCAGTCTAGATGTGTTGGTCTCTCTACTGCGTCAGGAAAATGCAGTGGACATCTGTGTGATTAAAGTATCTGAAGAGATCCAATACGCACAATACTTCATTGTCGTCAGTGGCGTGTCACCTAGACATCTCCGCGCAATGGCTCTGTATGCCATCAAAGTGGTGAATATTGCTTTTTCTTTGGGGAATAATACAAATGTgtaacatgtgtttttttttgtaaatgtacatttattattattttctttcagTACAAATTTCTGAAGAAAGATGGGGATCCTAATGTCAAATTAGAAGGAAAGGATACAGAAGACTGGATGTGTATTGATTTTGGTACTAAAAAACAGAGACCCACTCTCCAATTGAGACAGTGTTTATGTAAATACATTGTGGGTGGTGTTCATCTCGCTCCTTTCGCTCCATGTTTTCAGGGAATGTTGTTGTCCACTTCATGCTGCCTGAGACCAGAGAAGTCTATGAACTGGAGAAACTCTGGACTCTCCGCAGCTATGATGAGCAGCTGAAAAGCATTCCTGCTGAGACACTACCAGAAGACTTCATTTATGATGGTGAAGTCGCAAAGTGATGACCCAAAACAAATTGCCCCTTTTCAGACTTGTTTCTTCCTAACACTGGATTGTTTTCTAaagtagaaataaatgtttttatgacGTGATCGCTATAATGAAGTAATTTCTGCTGTCTTATATTCATTGATTGTTGATTGTTGGAAGGAGTGTTATAAATCAGCTGAAGagttatattattataacatATTGCGATGGCTAAAATCAAGTtacatatattaaaatatatttctgaATGTTccttcatattgtttgttgtgaaATCTGAGAAATAT from Betta splendens chromosome 16, fBetSpl5.4, whole genome shotgun sequence carries:
- the malsu1 gene encoding mitochondrial assembly of ribosomal large subunit protein 1; this encodes MSFLNRCKKLVPSVYKYGLLLEQTVVFLSVPKARCHNLYLSRQQPANFASCHSLNSGATCQKETKRSYSEVYNENNHSQKCAEELHELDSDNRDSFKRPSETFSLDVLVSLLRQENAVDICVIKVSEEIQYAQYFIVVSGVSPRHLRAMALYAIKVYKFLKKDGDPNVKLEGKDTEDWMCIDFGNVVVHFMLPETREVYELEKLWTLRSYDEQLKSIPAETLPEDFIYDGEVAK